One genomic window of Cannabis sativa cultivar Pink pepper isolate KNU-18-1 chromosome 2, ASM2916894v1, whole genome shotgun sequence includes the following:
- the LOC115719169 gene encoding putative receptor protein kinase ZmPK1 translates to MNQILHKNILYFLILLFVQSTLCSSTTISTSNTLKQGSSLSVENADTDILVSSNGDFSAGFYPVGENAFCFSVWFTKSSVPTIVWMANRDQPVNGRGSKLLLTENGNLVLLDIGRDQVWSTDTTLGLGTRFDAGLAVKLQLDDSGNLVLRSAVFGKHVTYWESFKFPTDTLLPNQNFTMNTNLVSSKSQTNYSSGYYNFYFDDDNILRLRFQGPDPLVSSVYWPAPWLGPFQTGRFTYNNTKNAVFTSTGDFASSDNLVFLSSDYGVKVNRRLTLDTDGNLRLYSFDIENKTWNVTWQAISIPCSIHGICGPNSMCYYDHVLGRSCYCVPGYKVKNSSDWAFGCEPEFEWRYTRDTSFHRIANAEFYGYDKFYYENLSLKQCKEQCLNVSDCKGIQFHMSNNNFQASRCYTKHLLVNGAHTSSFPGDVYIRLPRAMISSFQRKNEGDHNCSSSSPKMVMLQRTYNKAKENGRLKVFVWMAIALGGMELVLISIVLCFLYLTRKESRDDSHGYTLAAATRFQKFTYAELRKATAGFRNSVGSGGGGTVYRGVLSDGRVAAIKRLTDTTGGEAEFLAEVSTIGRLNHMNLIEMWGYCVEGQHKMLVYEYMEHGSLADNLKSSNSIVLDWEKRFAIAMGTSKGLAYLHDECLEWVLHCDVKPENILLDSNYNPKVADFGLSKLLNRGESLDPSFSRIRGTRGYMAPEWVYNLPITSKVDVYSYGMVVLELVTGRKSTDMQIYDYGGGIGDQHGRLVTWVREKMNGEDGIFASRIEEIIDPTMLELGEFDKDKIIILVKLALQCVEEDKDVRPTMRQVVEMLQCYEDERAVLFY, encoded by the coding sequence ATGAACCAAATCTTgcataaaaatattctttactttcttattcttcttttcgttcAATCAACATTATGTTCATCCACAACAATCTCTACTAGCAATACTCTGAAGCAAGGTTCATccctaagtgttgaaaatgcagACACTGACATTTTGGTTTCATCAAACGGAGATTTCTCGGCAGGATTTTACCCTGTTGGGGAAAATGCATTCTGCTTTAGTGTGTGGTTTACCAAGTCCTCTGTTCCCACCATAGTTTGGATGGCCAATCGAGACCAACCAGTCAACGGAAGAGGGTCAAAACTTTTGCTGACTGAAAACGGTAATCTTGTCTTGCTTGACATAGGCAGAGATCAAGTATGGAGTACCGACACGACACTGGGACTGGGGACCAGGTTCGACGCCGGCCTTGCTGTAAAACTGCAGCTCGATGATTCCGGAAACCTTGTTCTCAGAAGCGCTGTGTTTGGTAAACATGTTACTTACTGGGAAAGCTTCAAATTCCCCACAGATACACTTCTTCCTAACCAAAATTTCACCATGAACACCAACCTTGTGTCTTCAAAATCCCAGACCAACTATTCTTCTGGATACTATAACTTTTATTTTGACGATGACAACATCCTCCGCTTGCGTTTTCAAGGTCCCGACCCGCTCGTATCAAGTGTGTACTGGCCAGCTCCTTGGCTCGGGCCATTTCAGACTGGAAGATTTACATACAACAACACCAAAAATGCAGTGTTTACCTCTACTGGTGACTTTGCTTCATCGGATAATCTCGTGTTTTTATCCTCTGATTACGGTGTTAAGGTTAACCGGCGGTTAACTCTTGATACGGACGGAAATCTTCGACTATATAGTTTTGACATAGAAAATAAAACGTGGAATGTTACTTGGCAAGCTATATCCATTCCATGTAGTATTCATGGAATTTGTGGACCCAATAGTATGTGCTATTACGATCACGTTTTAGGAAGGAGTTGCTATTGTGTGCCTGGATATAAGGTGAAAAATTCTTCAGATTGGGCCTTTGGGTGTGAACCGGAATTCGAATGGAGGTATACACGGGACACCAGTTTTCACCGCATTGCCAACGCTGAGTTCTATGGCTACGACAAGTTCTACTATGAGAATCTTTCCTTAAAACAATGTAAAGAACAGTGTTTGAACGTGTCCGATTGCAAAGGTATCCAATTTCATATGAGTAACAACAATTTTCAGGCTTCTAGATGCTATACTAAGCATCTACTGGTTAATGGAGCTCACACTTCTTCTTTCCCAGGAGATGTCTATATAAGACTCCCTAGAGCAATGATTTCCTCTTTTCAGAGAAAAAATGAAGGAGATCAtaattgttcttcttcttctcccaagATGGTGATGCTTCAAAGAACGTACAATAAGGCCAAAGAAAATGGACGCTTGAAGGTTTTTGTTTGGATGGCCATTGCATTGGGAGGGATGGAACTGGTATTGATTTCTATAGTGCTTTGCTTCTTGTATTTGACAAGAAAAGAGAGCAGAGATGACTCCCATGGTTACACCCTTGCTGCTGCTACACggtttcaaaaatttacatatgcagagctgaggaaagctacgGCTGGATTCCGCAACTCAGTCGGGAGTGGAGGCGGAGGCACTGTGTACAGGGGTGTACTATCAGACGGTCGTGTCGCGGCAATCAAGCGACTGACAGACACTACCGGAGGTGAAGCTGAATTCCTAGCTGAAGTGAGCACGATTGGGAGGTTGAACCACATGAACTTGATTGAGATGTGGGGTTATTGTGTAGAAGGACAGCATAAAATGTTGGTGTATGAGTACATGGAACATGGATCTCTAGCAGATAATTTGAAAAGCTCAAACAGCATAGTACTCGATTGGGAGAAGCGGTTTGCCATAGCAATGGGGACGTCGAAAGGACTCGCATATTTGCATGATGAATGCTTAGAGTGGGTTTTGCACTGTGATGTGAAGCCTGAGAACATTCTTTTGGACTCTAATTACAATCCAAAGGTTGCGGATTTTGGACTATCAAAGCTGCTAAACAGAGGTGAGTCTCTCGATCCAAGCTTCTCTAGGATTCGAGGTACAAGGGGTTACATGGCGCCTGAGTGGGTGTATAATCTTCCGATTACCTCTAAAGTGGATGTGTATAGTTATGGAATGGTGGTATTGGAATTAGTTACTGGGAGAAAATCGACAGACATGCAGATTTATGATTACGGAGGAGGAATAGGAGATCAACATGGGAGATTGGTAACTTGGGTGAGGGAAAAGATGAATGGAGAAGATGGTATTTTTGCATCAAGGATTGAAGAAATAATTGATCCAACTATGTTGGAATTGGGTGAGTTTGAtaaggacaaaataataattttagttaAACTGGCTTTGCAATGTGTTGAAGAAGACAAGGATGTTCGACCAACCATGAGGCAAGTGGTGGAA